In a genomic window of Melitaea cinxia chromosome 2, ilMelCinx1.1, whole genome shotgun sequence:
- the LOC123660934 gene encoding dynein axonemal light chain 1-like, whose translation MALKPTTCKEAIARWEKNKGESAAEAKVIELQFQWPPIEKMDGALSTLVNCEKLSLSSNMIDKIAGIAGMRNLKILSLGRNYIKSLAGTETVADTLEELWISYNPIDKLKGVGLLKNLRVLYMSNNMVKEWVEFNRLQECSALRDLVFIGNPLCENQPDVDTWRTQASNRLQQITKLDGIPIVRDTE comes from the exons ATGGCTTTAAAACCGACAACTTGTAAGGAAGCTATCGCGCGTTGGGAgaaaaataaaggagaaagcGCAGCTGAAGCCAAGGTAATTGAACTTCAGTTTCAGTGGCCACCGATTGAAAAAATGGATGGTGCGCTATCCACGCTCGTTAACTGCGA gaAACTAAGCCTATCTTCTAATATGATCGACAAAATAGCTGGTATCGCCGGAATGAGAAACCTGAAAATTCTGTCACTAGGTCGAAACTACATTAAAAGTTTAGCTGGGACT GAAACAGTCGCCGATACACTGGAAGAGCTATGGATCAGTTACAATCCCATCGATAAATTGAAAGGTGTAGGGTTACTGAAGAATCTACGCGTGCTCTACATGTCCAACAATATGGTCAAGGAGTGGGTGGAATTTAACAGATTACAG GAATGTTCAGCTCTAAGGGATCTGGTTTTCATCGGAAATCCGCTTTGTGAAAATCAGCCTGACGTGGACACATGGCGGACGCAGGCGTCTAACCGACTGCAGCAAATAACGAAACTGGACGGCATCCCAATTGTTAGAGATACCGAGTAG